Proteins encoded together in one Citromicrobium bathyomarinum window:
- a CDS encoding DUF2459 domain-containing protein codes for MRAIRLLGWTLGSLIGAVALLIAGFFLSAWAGSSIPRNGGWSEAETGIPIMVESNGVHTGIVMPVVTPVKDWRETFPSTAEPMKSGMRPTHVSVGWGDREVYRTVATWGDLKPGTALRIATRGGPAVMRVARYYRPSGGPNHRWLILREAEYARLVAAVEAGLPPIANPKDRVSLTSFDPQARIYDSTGHYTPFYSCNQWVADALAEAGIEIGLWSPLAGGVMKWIPQGPAQP; via the coding sequence ATGAGAGCGATCAGGCTGCTCGGCTGGACGCTCGGCAGCCTGATCGGCGCGGTCGCGCTGCTGATCGCAGGCTTCTTCCTCTCCGCATGGGCGGGTTCCTCGATCCCGCGCAATGGCGGGTGGAGCGAGGCCGAAACCGGCATCCCAATCATGGTCGAAAGCAACGGCGTCCACACCGGGATCGTGATGCCGGTGGTCACTCCGGTGAAGGACTGGCGCGAGACCTTTCCCTCCACGGCCGAGCCAATGAAAAGCGGGATGCGGCCGACCCACGTCTCGGTCGGCTGGGGCGACCGCGAAGTATACCGCACGGTGGCGACCTGGGGCGATCTCAAGCCGGGTACCGCACTGCGGATCGCGACGCGTGGCGGCCCGGCGGTGATGCGGGTGGCGCGCTATTATCGCCCCTCCGGTGGCCCGAACCATCGCTGGCTGATCCTGCGCGAGGCGGAATATGCGCGGCTGGTGGCTGCGGTCGAAGCAGGCCTGCCGCCCATCGCGAACCCGAAGGATCGCGTCAGCCTGACAAGCTTCGATCCGCAGGCGCGCATCTACGACAGCACGGGCCACTACACGCCGTTCTACAGCTGCAATCAGTGGGTCGCCGACGCGCTGGCGGAGGCGGGAATCGAAATAGGCCTGTGGAGCCCGCTCGCCGGCGGCGTGATGAAGTGGATCCCGCAGGGCCCGGCGCAGCCCTGA
- a CDS encoding sterol desaturase family protein, whose amino-acid sequence MIDLPTAFDVFADRMIRVVVFDVQRYLVAAGLFTIALLVFRSWATRKRIQTRRATRKDYTREIASSLRTSFVFALTTFLTLGLREIGLVKIKLETFTLLTVAWQFVLIVLAHDAYFYWMHRGLHHKRLFRATHLHHHKSRTPTPWTAYSFSSWEAVTEALFIPIFMLATSTMGFAMTGLAVFLFLWHMIFRNVIGHLGVELYPAGWVDNRWTGWWNTTTHHDLHHSSGNTNFGLYFTWWDRWMGTEHPRYREEFRTVTARTRRAAREAGAAPA is encoded by the coding sequence ATGATCGACCTGCCGACCGCTTTCGATGTCTTCGCCGATCGCATGATCCGCGTCGTCGTGTTCGACGTGCAGCGCTATCTCGTCGCGGCGGGCCTGTTCACGATCGCGCTGCTGGTGTTCCGCAGCTGGGCGACCCGCAAGCGTATCCAGACCCGCCGCGCGACGCGCAAGGATTACACGCGCGAGATCGCGTCTTCGCTGCGCACGTCCTTCGTTTTCGCGCTAACCACCTTCCTGACGCTTGGCCTTCGTGAGATCGGGCTGGTGAAGATCAAGCTGGAAACCTTCACCCTGCTCACCGTCGCGTGGCAGTTCGTGCTGATCGTCCTCGCGCATGATGCCTATTTCTACTGGATGCACCGCGGGCTGCATCACAAGCGGCTGTTCCGCGCGACGCACCTGCATCATCACAAATCGCGCACGCCCACGCCGTGGACCGCCTACAGCTTCTCGAGCTGGGAGGCGGTGACCGAGGCGCTGTTCATCCCGATCTTCATGCTCGCGACCAGCACGATGGGCTTCGCGATGACCGGTCTCGCCGTGTTCCTGTTCCTGTGGCACATGATCTTCCGCAACGTGATCGGCCACCTCGGCGTCGAGCTGTATCCGGCGGGCTGGGTTGATAATCGCTGGACCGGCTGGTGGAACACGACCACGCACCACGACCTCCACCACAGTTCGGGCAACACCAATTTCGGCCTCTATTTCACCTGGTGGGACCGGTGGATGGGAACCGAGCATCCGCGCTATCGCGAGGAATTC